A window from Bacillus sp. (in: firmicutes) encodes these proteins:
- a CDS encoding ABC transporter ATP-binding protein, whose amino-acid sequence MDSIKRYMKFVSPYKSKIAITIVIGLLKFGIPLLMPLILKYVLDNIIYDEFMSVNEKVHELFIMMGIAFAIFIVLRPPIEYYRQYYAQWIGSKVLYDIRDQLFTHIQKLSLRYYANTKAGEVISRVINDVEQTKSFVITGLMNIWIDMMTIFIALAIMFVMDVKLTIIAIILFPLYGFSVKYFYGRLRHLTRVRSQALAEVQGHLHERVQGVPVIRSFALEDYEQKEFDKKNQKFLDRALEHTSWNAKTFAVVNTITDMAPLIVIAFAGYAVITEAISVGTMVAFVTYMDKLYNPLRRMINSSTTITQSIASMDRVFEFIDEKYDITDKQEAIELKKVAGNVTFENISFKYNENEPLVLKDISLNVAPGETIALVGMSGGGKSSLVSLIPRFYDVSSGRILLDGIDIRDFKARTLRDKIGMVLQDNILFSESVKMNILMGNPSATDEEVIQAAKAANAHDFIMELPNGYDTKVGERGVKLSGGQKQRVAIARVFLKNPPILILDEATSALDLESEHLIQEALEKLAKNRTTFIVAHRLATITHADRIVLIEYGEITEIGTHEELMAKQGGYYNLFKVQQLDDVKEDSVAAIKQ is encoded by the coding sequence CTGGATAGTATAAAAAGATATATGAAGTTTGTCAGCCCATATAAATCGAAAATCGCCATAACGATTGTTATCGGTTTATTGAAATTTGGCATTCCCTTACTAATGCCGTTAATTTTGAAATATGTATTAGATAACATTATTTATGATGAATTCATGTCAGTTAATGAAAAAGTTCATGAGCTTTTTATAATGATGGGCATTGCTTTTGCGATTTTTATCGTTTTACGCCCGCCGATAGAATATTATCGGCAATATTACGCCCAGTGGATTGGCAGTAAAGTTTTATATGATATTCGTGACCAATTATTTACTCATATTCAAAAGCTTAGCTTAAGATATTATGCGAATACAAAAGCAGGAGAAGTGATTTCAAGAGTAATAAATGATGTTGAGCAAACGAAGTCGTTTGTTATTACTGGTTTAATGAATATTTGGATTGATATGATGACGATTTTTATTGCTTTAGCGATTATGTTTGTGATGGATGTGAAACTCACGATTATTGCTATTATCCTTTTTCCTCTTTATGGATTTTCTGTAAAGTATTTTTATGGTAGGCTTCGTCATCTAACAAGAGTTCGTTCCCAAGCGTTGGCAGAGGTGCAAGGTCACCTACACGAGCGGGTTCAAGGTGTTCCAGTTATCCGTAGCTTTGCCTTAGAGGATTATGAACAAAAGGAATTTGATAAAAAAAACCAAAAATTCTTAGATAGAGCACTTGAGCATACGAGCTGGAATGCAAAAACATTTGCAGTTGTAAACACAATTACGGATATGGCCCCATTAATTGTCATTGCTTTTGCGGGCTATGCGGTCATCACCGAAGCAATATCAGTAGGCACAATGGTTGCTTTTGTTACTTATATGGATAAATTATACAACCCTCTACGACGAATGATCAATTCATCGACAACAATAACGCAATCAATAGCGTCAATGGATCGTGTCTTTGAATTTATTGATGAAAAATATGATATTACTGATAAACAAGAAGCGATTGAATTAAAAAAAGTAGCTGGCAACGTAACCTTTGAAAATATCAGCTTTAAATATAATGAAAACGAGCCGCTAGTTCTAAAAGATATTTCGTTAAATGTAGCACCTGGTGAAACCATTGCGCTCGTCGGTATGAGCGGCGGCGGTAAATCTTCACTTGTCAGTCTAATTCCCCGTTTCTATGATGTCAGTTCTGGAAGGATTTTATTAGACGGCATCGACATTCGTGATTTTAAAGCGCGTACGTTGCGGGATAAAATCGGCATGGTGCTGCAAGACAATATATTATTTAGCGAATCAGTCAAAATGAATATACTCATGGGTAATCCTTCCGCAACCGATGAAGAAGTGATCCAAGCGGCAAAAGCAGCAAATGCCCATGATTTTATTATGGAGCTTCCGAACGGCTATGATACAAAGGTTGGTGAAAGAGGCGTGAAGCTTTCCGGCGGTCAAAAACAGCGGGTGGCAATTGCTCGGGTATTTTTGAAAAACCCACCGATTTTGATTTTGGATGAAGCAACATCTGCGCTTGATTTAGAAAGTGAGCATTTAATCCAAGAGGCTTTAGAAAAGCTTGCGAAAAATCGCACAACATTCATTGTTGCTCACCGCTTGGCAACGATTACCCATGCAGACCGAATCGTTTTAATTGAGTATGGAGAAATAACAGAAATAGGCACCCATGAAGAATTAATGGCCAAACAAGGCGGCTATTATAACCTCTTTAAAGTGCAGCAATTGGACGATGTAAAAGAAGATTCAGTTGCAGCTATAAAACAATGA
- a CDS encoding ATP-binding cassette domain-containing protein codes for MDYIIDVENLRKEFKSYSSRGGLKGAFRDLFNRQYKIMAAVENISLKVKPGEMVGYIGENGAGKSTTIKMLTGILEPTSGKVRVNGMNPHKERELFTQTIGVVFGQRSQLWWDIAVQESFRLLKKVYKVSDQDYKDHMEHVIETLDIGPLLDKPVRKLSLGQRMRCELAAALIHNPPLLFLDEPTIGLDVLVKLKIREFLKEINQKYKTTILLTTHDLSDIEALCERVVMLDEGKIIYDGSLESLRSTWGDRKQIQFQFVYPMDISQLERITADFAVDWQRGEHENSWLANVSNEDDIVSTIITRVVANNQISDMKINEISTEEIVRNIYEQGLMR; via the coding sequence ATGGACTACATAATTGATGTAGAAAATCTTCGCAAGGAGTTTAAATCATATTCAAGCCGCGGCGGTTTAAAAGGAGCTTTTCGTGATCTATTTAATCGGCAGTACAAAATTATGGCGGCTGTAGAAAATATATCGCTAAAAGTAAAACCAGGAGAAATGGTCGGTTATATTGGTGAAAATGGTGCTGGTAAATCAACGACGATAAAAATGCTTACGGGTATTTTGGAGCCTACTTCTGGGAAAGTACGGGTCAACGGCATGAATCCACATAAAGAACGGGAGCTGTTTACGCAAACGATTGGCGTTGTTTTTGGACAACGCTCACAGCTTTGGTGGGATATAGCTGTGCAAGAATCGTTTCGGCTTTTAAAAAAAGTGTATAAGGTATCTGACCAAGATTATAAGGACCATATGGAGCATGTTATAGAAACGCTTGATATTGGACCGTTATTAGATAAACCAGTTCGAAAGCTATCGCTTGGACAAAGGATGCGCTGTGAATTAGCCGCGGCCTTAATTCATAACCCACCTTTATTGTTTTTAGATGAGCCGACAATTGGCTTAGATGTACTAGTGAAACTTAAAATTAGAGAGTTTTTAAAAGAAATCAATCAAAAATATAAGACAACAATATTACTTACCACCCATGATTTATCTGATATTGAAGCGTTGTGTGAGCGGGTTGTCATGCTTGATGAAGGTAAAATCATTTATGATGGGAGTTTAGAAAGTCTCCGCTCTACATGGGGTGACCGTAAGCAAATTCAATTTCAATTTGTCTACCCAATGGACATCAGTCAGTTAGAAAGAATAACAGCTGATTTTGCGGTCGATTGGCAAAGAGGGGAACATGAAAATAGCTGGCTTGCAAATGTGAGCAATGAAGATGATATTGTTTCCACAATTATTACAAGGGTCGTTGCTAACAACCAAATTAGTGATATGAAAATCAATGAAATTTCCACAGAGGAAATTGTCCGCAATATTTATGAACAGGGATTAATGCGGTAA